In Symphalangus syndactylus isolate Jambi chromosome 14, NHGRI_mSymSyn1-v2.1_pri, whole genome shotgun sequence, one DNA window encodes the following:
- the LOC129461502 gene encoding uncharacterized protein isoform X1 — translation MCASAGVCTGMCLRVHVSLCRCLHMYVRVYVCLCRCLRVHMSLLQMPAHLCVCVCMCASAGVCTSMCLRVHVSLCRCLHICVSACACVPLQASLHVCVCVCCFCLCMCSCVCVHLLVCASMHVFACVLEKSIGWDPPAFRLLLCSREQGVPGRGPPFGLRVSPGAHWFIWCRIQAAGKGPAPSKKKGNAPTTSSPPPCIV, via the exons atgtgtgcctctGCAGGTGTCTGCACAGGTATGTGtctgcgtgtgcatgtgtccctCTGCAGGTGTCTGCAcatgtatgtgcgtgtgtatgtgtgccttTGCAGATGTCTGCGTGTGCATATGTCCCTCTTGCAGATGCCTGCACatctgtgtgtctgcgtgtgcatgtgtgcctctGCAGGTGTCTGCACATCTATGTGtctgcgtgtgcatgtgtccctCTGCAGATGCCTGCACatctgtgtgtctgcgtgtgcatgtgtgcctctGCAG GCAtctttgcatgtgtgtgtctgcgtgtgctGCTTCTGTCTGTGCATGTGCTCCTGTGTGTGCGTGCACTTGCTTGTTTGTGCATCCATGCATGTGTTTGCGTGCGTGCTGGAGAAGAGCATTGGGTGGGACCCTCCAGCCTTTCGGCTTCTCCTCTGCTCTAGAGAGCAAGGGGTGCCAGGCCGAGGCCCGCCCTTCGGTCTGAGGGTCTCACCAGGTGCACATTGGTTTATTTGGTGCAGAATTCAGGCAGCGGGCAAAGGGCCAGCTCCATCCAAGAAGAAGGGTAATGCCCCCACTACTTCATCCCCTCCACCGTGCATTGTGTAG
- the LOC129461502 gene encoding uncharacterized protein isoform X2, whose amino-acid sequence MCASAGVCTGMCLRVHVSLCRCLHICVSACACVPLQASLHVCVCVCCFCLCMCSCVCVHLLVCASMHVFACVLEKSIGWDPPAFRLLLCSREQGVPGRGPPFGLRVSPGAHWFIWCRIQAAGKGPAPSKKKGNAPTTSSPPPCIV is encoded by the exons atgtgtgcctctGCAGGTGTCTGCACAGGTATGTGtctgcgtgtgcatgtgtccctCTGCAG ATGCCTGCACatctgtgtgtctgcgtgtgcatgtgtgcctctGCAG GCAtctttgcatgtgtgtgtctgcgtgtgctGCTTCTGTCTGTGCATGTGCTCCTGTGTGTGCGTGCACTTGCTTGTTTGTGCATCCATGCATGTGTTTGCGTGCGTGCTGGAGAAGAGCATTGGGTGGGACCCTCCAGCCTTTCGGCTTCTCCTCTGCTCTAGAGAGCAAGGGGTGCCAGGCCGAGGCCCGCCCTTCGGTCTGAGGGTCTCACCAGGTGCACATTGGTTTATTTGGTGCAGAATTCAGGCAGCGGGCAAAGGGCCAGCTCCATCCAAGAAGAAGGGTAATGCCCCCACTACTTCATCCCCTCCACCGTGCATTGTGTAG